One segment of Cyprinus carpio isolate SPL01 chromosome B20, ASM1834038v1, whole genome shotgun sequence DNA contains the following:
- the rpf2 gene encoding ribosome production factor 2 homolog: protein MKLPGSTGSCRFAGFTVCSFTCSRRCVQTYTMAHRDGIVKAKTRRSKRFLQSREPKLVEGQKSSMIIRGGNTSETVSQALKDVYALKKPNAVLYKRKNMVRPFDDSTALEFFSKKSDCSLFLFGSHNKKRPNNLVFGRMFDFHVLDMFELGIERFVSLRDVKTDTCPEGTKPMLVFSGELFETDREHQRLRNLLTDFFCGPRVSAVRLAGLEHVLHFTALEGKIYMRSYKVLLKKSGCRTPRIQLQDMGPSFDLVMRRSHMASDDLYRTAHKKPRGAKPKKKKNISHDAFGTRLGRLHMQKQDLDKLQTRKMKGLRKRRGGQTAETPATKAPRTDE from the exons ATGAAACTTCCGGGCTCCACCGGAAGCTGTCGTTTCGCCGGCTTCACCGTGTGCAGTTTCACGTGTTCTCGTCGCTGCGTACAGACTTACACGATGGCACATCGGGACGGGATCGT GAAGGCCAAGACGAGGCGCTCCAAGCGCTTCCTGCAGAGCCGCGAGCCCAAGCTGGTGGAGGGCCAGAAGAGCAGCATGATCATCAGAGGAGGCAACACCAGCGAGACGGTCTCCCAGGCGCTCAAGGACGTG TATGCGCTGAAGAAACCCAACGCTGTGCTCTACAAGAG GAAGAACATGGTGCGGCCGTTCGATGACTCCACGGCGCTG GAATTCTTCTCCAAGAAATCAGACTGCTCCTTGTTTCTGTTCGGCTCACACAACAAGAAGAGGCCCAACAACCTGGTATTCG GACGCATGTTTGACTTCCACGTGCTGGACATGTTCGAGCTGGGCATCGAGAGGTTCGTGTCTCTGAGAGACGTGAAG acGGACACGTGTCCCGAGGGCACCAAACCCATGCTGGTGTTCTCCGGGGAGCTGTTTGAGACGGACCGGGAGCATCAGCGCTTGAGGAACCTGCTGACAG atttcTTCTGTGGGCCGCGGGTGTCAGCGGTGCGTCTGGCTGGACTCGAGCACGTGCTTCACTTCACGGCGCTGGAGGGCAAGATCTACATGCGCAGCTACAA AGTGCTGCTGAAGAAGTCCGGCTGTCGCACGCCCCGGATCCAGCTGCAGGACATGGGCCCTTCCTTTGACTTGGTCATGAGGAGAAGCCACATGGCCTCAGACGACCTGTACAGAACCGCTCACAAAAAGCCCCGAGGAGCCAAg cccaagaagaagaagaacatttCCCATGATGCCTTCGGCACCAGACTGGGCCGCTTGCACATGCAGAAACAGGACCTGGACAAACTGCAGACGCGCAAGATGAAGGgcctgaggaagaggaggggagGGCAGACGGCAGAGACGCCGGCGACTAAAGCACCGCGGACGGACGAGTGA
- the LOC109101601 gene encoding serine/threonine-protein kinase pim-1-like has protein sequence MLRLGEAPSCPNITELHQWLEDESSFTLIMEYPEPCRTLEDYVLFSGPVSEAQARLFMLQVLQAVKHCHERGVYHGDIRSRNILVTLHSLELKLIDFRCARLISSEGFDSSQYQGSDAYTPPEVLGQSIFHAAAADVWALAVLLFEIIHRYLPFESFDAIQHGYVRMDPTLSTACHDLIFHCLSRNPAHRLTLQQLEEHRWMKA, from the exons ATGCTGCGGCTGGGAGAAGCTCCCTCGTGCCCCAACATCACGGAGCTACACCAGTGGCTGGAGGACGAGAGCAGCTTCACTCTCATCATGGAGTACCCTGAACCCTGCCGGACCTTGGAGGATTACGTCTTGTTCTCCGGCCCCGTTAGTGAAGCACAAGCACGCTTGTTCATGCTTCAGGTGCTTCAAGCAGTCAAACACTGCCATGAGCGTGGAGTTTATCACGGTGATATCCGCTCGAGGAACATCCTGGTGACTCTCCACAGTCTGGAGCTCAAGCTCATCGACTTCCGCTGCGCTCGTCTGATCAGCAGCGAGGGCTTTGACAGCAGCCAGTACCAGG GATCAGACGCATACACCCCTCCTGAGGTCCTCGGCCAGTCCATCTTCCACGCCGCAGCAGCAGACGTCTGGGCGCTGGCAGTCCTGCTCTTCGAGATCATTCACAGATATCTGCCCTTCGAAAGCTTTGATGCCATTCAGCACGGCTACGTCCGGATGGATCCCACCTTATCCACAG CGTGCCATGACCTGATTTTCCACTGCTTGAGCCGTAATCCAGCTCACCGGCTGACGCTCCAGCAGCTGGAAGAGCACCGCTGGATGAAGGCCTAG